The Erythrobacter litoralis HTCC2594 nucleotide sequence GAAGGCCTTTCTGGCTGAAATGAAGGTCAATGAAGATATGGCGAAAGCTGTCGCTAGCCAGTTTTCCAAGATGGCTGGGTACTCGCTGCCACTAGCAGCCTAAGAATGGGATATCGCTTCGACCGCAGCTGACACAACGGCCGCTCTTATTCGATTTGGCATCCAACATTACCGCAATCGTGACTGCCACTTGATTTAGGAAACGCAGGCAAACTCGATGCTGCTGTTGAGTGCAGCGCTGAGCGTCGAGGGCTCCCTTCACGCAGCCCCAATATCAGCCCATTCGAGAACAAGCTTGTCACCCTTCGCACGGGGCAAGGCCTTGCGTGGAATGAGCTTCCCGCGCACTTCGAAGTCCGACGTGATCTTGACTAGGAACACCATGCTGAAGTTCCGTTTGAGGTTCAGGGTAACCCGGTCATTGCTTTTGAATGGCGTGATTGTTTTGACCTCGACCAGATCATTGCCGAGCCGTCCGTCCGATCCTTGAGCATAGTTGCGGTGCAGCTTTATCCCATGCGTGATCGCCCCGTAGAGTTCTCCGATATCGCCATACACTTGAAGGTGCTTGCCTGTGTGAAGGTGGTAATCTTCAGCCGTGGCGATCAGGTTCTCGAATATCGAGACCAGAGACAGATCGGCATTGGGATACTTTGTCCGCCATTCCTTGTACTGGATTTGCTCGTTGATCTCGTCCCAGCTGATCCATTCGCCATCATCCCAGATGGCATTGTCCGGCCCAAGTTGCTGCATCCGCAATTCCGTTAACGTGTAAAGATTTTCGCGTTTTCTTTGCATGTCCGCATCAACGTGCAAAGCGAAAGCGCGTTTGCTTGCCATATCGCCTCGAGCTGCGATTCGCGCAAAAAGCAGGTCTCCCGTTGCGAGGGCTGTTACTACTCAGCCAAAGCAAGATCGGAGGCTCAATAGAATTCCCAGCAGAGACACTGATACGAGGACAGAAAATTCGATCCTGACACCCAGATTTCGAAGCCATCGCCGCACCGCTTCGAAACCTCAGTTCGCGGTACTTTTGCGCATAAGCTGATCGAAGCGGTCGCCGATCGCCTTCCAGGTTTCTACACCTGCTTCATCGCCCTCAAAGGTCAGCCGTTCCACTTGTTTTGCGATGTAGGCAGGCCCAGCATCGCCATGATTCTTCTCTACCCATAAAGCGGCAGCCCAACGTTCCTGATCGCGGTTCAGCACCATGGCTCACGTCTTCCGCTCCACGTCCTGGCCAACCCTTCGCTAACTAATTGATCGCCTAGTGACCGGCCATTTCGTGTCACGACAC carries:
- a CDS encoding DUF6961 family protein: MVLNRDQERWAAALWVEKNHGDAGPAYIAKQVERLTFEGDEAGVETWKAIGDRFDQLMRKSTAN